A portion of the Pseudomonas synxantha BG33R genome contains these proteins:
- a CDS encoding 3-deoxy-7-phosphoheptulonate synthase translates to MNSSVAALPVCTLNSANEALTQRLPSSLELKHQLPLSPFLHEQIHAHRQAIRAILNGEDSRLLVIVGPCSIHDPQSAMEYARNLKKLALEVSDQMLLVIRAYVEKPRTTIGWKGLAYDPHLDGSDDMAAGLTLSRELMREMLRLGLPVATELLQPMAAGYFDDLLSWVAIGARTTESQIHREMASGLGMPVGFKNGTDGGVAIACDAMRSASHPHRHFGVDSQGHPAIIQTPGNPDTHLVLRGGHRGPNYDAQSVAQVKHDLAKAKVAARIMVDCSHANSGKDPLRQPAVFNDVLEQRLQGDTSLIGMMLESHLFEGCQPLSASMQYGVSVTDGCLGWDATEQLLRSAAERLRESHKTN, encoded by the coding sequence ATGAACTCCTCCGTCGCCGCTTTGCCCGTCTGCACCCTCAACAGCGCCAATGAAGCCCTGACCCAGCGCCTGCCCAGCTCCCTTGAGCTGAAACACCAGTTGCCCCTCAGCCCGTTCCTCCATGAACAGATCCACGCCCATCGCCAGGCCATACGCGCCATCCTCAATGGCGAAGACTCGCGCTTACTGGTGATTGTCGGCCCGTGTTCGATCCACGATCCGCAATCGGCCATGGAATACGCACGCAACCTGAAGAAACTCGCGCTTGAAGTCAGCGACCAGATGCTGCTGGTGATCCGCGCCTACGTCGAAAAACCGCGCACTACCATCGGCTGGAAAGGCCTGGCCTACGACCCGCACCTGGACGGCAGCGATGACATGGCCGCCGGCCTGACCCTGTCCCGCGAACTGATGCGTGAAATGCTGCGCCTGGGCCTGCCGGTCGCCACCGAGCTGTTGCAGCCCATGGCTGCCGGCTACTTCGATGACCTGCTCAGTTGGGTCGCCATCGGTGCACGCACCACCGAGTCGCAAATCCACCGCGAGATGGCCAGCGGCCTGGGCATGCCCGTAGGTTTCAAGAACGGCACCGACGGCGGCGTCGCGATTGCCTGTGATGCCATGCGCTCAGCGTCCCACCCGCATCGCCATTTCGGTGTCGACAGCCAAGGCCATCCCGCCATCATCCAGACGCCAGGCAACCCCGACACGCACCTGGTACTGCGCGGCGGTCACCGCGGGCCAAACTACGATGCACAGAGCGTGGCCCAGGTGAAACATGACCTGGCCAAGGCCAAAGTGGCGGCGCGGATCATGGTCGATTGCAGCCACGCCAACAGCGGCAAGGACCCACTGCGCCAACCGGCAGTATTCAATGACGTACTGGAGCAGCGCTTGCAGGGTGATACGTCGCTGATCGGCATGATGCTTGAGAGCCACTTGTTCGAAGGCTGCCAGCCGCTGAGCGCGTCAATGCAGTACGGCGTGTCGGTAACCGATGGTTGCCTGGGTTGGGACGCGACCGAGCAGTTGTTGCGCAGTGCGGCCGAACGCCTGCGCGAATCTCACAAAACCAACTGA
- a CDS encoding carbon-nitrogen hydrolase family protein has product MTALTLATAQTLSIAGDVEANIARHRVFMQAAAEQGVQLLVFPELSLTGYEPTLAADLAIAPDAPVLAPLREMARELQLTAVVGMPIRLAPQTDVLIGALVLGADGSLAVYTKQHLHPGEDVAFAAGQGGGALQWGNDRVALAVCADFSHASHPRQAAQAGANVYAAGVLISEGGYAKDSALLQGYAAEHRLLVLMANHGGPSGGWACAGRSAIWAADGRLLAAVPGVGEALVIARRDDEHWVGQVVAV; this is encoded by the coding sequence ATGACTGCCTTGACCCTTGCTACGGCGCAAACCCTTTCCATTGCTGGCGATGTTGAAGCCAATATCGCACGGCACCGGGTGTTCATGCAGGCTGCGGCAGAGCAGGGTGTGCAATTGCTGGTGTTTCCGGAGCTGTCTTTGACCGGTTATGAACCCACGCTGGCCGCTGACTTGGCCATCGCTCCCGATGCGCCAGTGTTGGCGCCCCTGCGCGAGATGGCGCGCGAGTTGCAGCTGACGGCAGTGGTGGGTATGCCGATCCGCCTGGCCCCGCAAACGGATGTTTTGATTGGCGCCCTGGTGCTGGGTGCCGACGGCTCACTGGCGGTGTACACCAAGCAGCATCTGCATCCAGGCGAAGACGTGGCGTTTGCGGCCGGGCAGGGTGGTGGTGCTCTCCAATGGGGGAATGATCGTGTTGCCCTGGCGGTTTGCGCCGACTTCTCCCACGCCAGTCATCCGCGCCAGGCGGCGCAAGCGGGCGCCAATGTCTACGCAGCAGGCGTGCTGATCAGCGAAGGCGGCTACGCAAAAGACAGCGCGCTGCTGCAGGGCTATGCCGCGGAGCATCGTCTGCTGGTGCTGATGGCTAACCACGGTGGCCCATCGGGTGGCTGGGCCTGTGCAGGTCGCAGCGCGATCTGGGCCGCGGATGGCCGTTTGCTTGCAGCGGTACCCGGTGTCGGCGAAGCGCTGGTGATTGCCCGTCGCGACGACGAGCATTGGGTGGGCCAAGTGGTGGCCGTATAA
- a CDS encoding GNAT family N-acetyltransferase: protein MAFHLRAATEQDLPFARALTHEAMNRYYVQNQLIWSNAGFDTAWAGRENWLICRDDHTLGFISLSRDGGALYIRELHLLQAYRGQGAGTWVLEQIALKAQAQALGLLRLTVFKTNPARRLYQRMGFSIVGEEDGFWRMERDCRAR from the coding sequence ATGGCTTTTCACCTGCGTGCTGCCACAGAACAGGATCTGCCGTTTGCGCGGGCCCTGACCCACGAGGCGATGAACCGCTACTACGTGCAAAACCAGCTGATTTGGTCCAATGCCGGCTTCGACACGGCCTGGGCCGGTCGGGAAAACTGGCTGATTTGCCGAGATGACCACACGTTGGGATTTATCAGCCTCAGTCGCGACGGTGGCGCTCTATACATCCGTGAGTTGCATTTGCTCCAGGCGTATCGCGGGCAGGGCGCAGGCACTTGGGTGCTGGAGCAGATAGCGCTGAAGGCGCAGGCGCAGGCGCTTGGGCTGTTGCGGTTGACCGTGTTCAAGACCAATCCGGCCAGAAGGCTCTATCAGCGCATGGGGTTCAGCATTGTTGGCGAAGAGGATGGCTTCTGGCGGATGGAGCGTGACTGTCGCGCACGCTAA
- the uvrY gene encoding UvrY/SirA/GacA family response regulator transcription factor, with translation MIRVLVVDDHDLVRTGITRMLADIDGLQVVGQAESGEESLIKARELKPDVVLMDVKMPGIGGLGATTKLLRSHPDIKVVVVTVCEEDPFPTRLLQAGAAGYLTKGAGLAEMVQAIRLVFAGQRYISPQIAQQLAIKSFQPTSDSPFDTLSEREIQIALMIVGCQKVQSISDKLCLSPKTVNTYRYRIFEKLAISSDVELTLLAVRHGMVDASA, from the coding sequence TTGATTAGGGTGCTAGTAGTCGATGATCATGATCTCGTTCGTACAGGCATTACACGAATGCTGGCTGACATCGACGGCCTGCAAGTAGTCGGCCAGGCTGAGTCAGGGGAGGAGTCTCTGATCAAGGCTCGGGAATTGAAACCCGATGTGGTGTTGATGGACGTCAAGATGCCCGGGATCGGCGGTCTTGGTGCCACGACCAAGCTGTTGCGCAGCCACCCGGACATCAAGGTCGTGGTGGTGACGGTGTGCGAGGAAGACCCGTTTCCGACGCGGCTCCTGCAGGCCGGTGCTGCGGGCTACCTGACCAAAGGCGCGGGCTTGGCGGAGATGGTGCAGGCCATTCGCCTGGTCTTTGCCGGCCAGCGTTACATCAGCCCGCAGATCGCCCAACAGTTGGCGATCAAATCCTTCCAGCCCACCAGCGATTCGCCGTTTGATACGCTGTCGGAGCGGGAAATCCAGATCGCCTTGATGATCGTCGGTTGCCAGAAAGTGCAGTCGATCTCCGACAAGCTCTGCCTGTCGCCCAAGACCGTCAATACCTACCGCTATCGCATCTTCGAGAAGCTCGCCATCAGCAGTGATGTTGAATTGACCCTGCTCGCGGTGCGCCACGGCATGGTGGACGCCAGCGCCTGA
- the uvrC gene encoding excinuclease ABC subunit UvrC, with the protein MTTPFDPSAFLSTCSGRPGVYRMFDSEARLLYVGKAKNLKNRLASYFRKTGLAPKTAALVARIAQVETTITANETEALLLEQTLIKEWRPPYNILLRDDKSYPYVFLSDGNFPRLSIHRGAKKQKGKYFGPYPSAGAIRESLSLLQKTFFVRQCEDSFYKNRTRPCLQYQIKRCKAPCVGLVEPAEYAEDVRHSVMFLEGRSNALTDELSGAMEQAASTLDFEKAAELRDQISLLRRVQDQQSMEGGTGDVDVIAAFVNPGGACVHLISVRGGRVLGSKNFFPQTGIDEDVAEVMAAFLGQYYVSSPERDLPSELIVNVVHEDFPTLIEAIHELRGRELDISHRVRGTRARWQQLAVTNAEQALSARLANRQHVATRFDALAEVLNLDEPPQRLECYDISHSSGEATVASCVVFGPEGPIKSDYRRYNIEGVTAGDDYAAMHQALTRRFSKLKDGEGKLPDILLVDGGKGQLSMARDVLNELAVPDLILLGVAKGTTRKAGFETLYLNDAAHEFTLKGDSPALHLIQQIRDEAHRFAITGHRARRGKTRRTSTLEGVAGVGPTRRRDLLKHFGGLQELSRASIDEIAKAPGISKKLAELIYANLHSE; encoded by the coding sequence ATGACTACGCCGTTTGATCCAAGTGCCTTTCTCTCGACCTGCAGTGGCCGCCCCGGCGTGTACCGCATGTTCGACAGCGAGGCGCGCCTGCTGTATGTGGGCAAAGCCAAGAACCTGAAGAACCGGCTGGCGAGTTATTTTCGCAAGACCGGCCTTGCGCCGAAAACCGCCGCCCTGGTGGCGCGTATCGCCCAGGTCGAAACCACCATCACCGCCAATGAAACCGAGGCGCTGCTGCTTGAGCAGACGCTGATCAAGGAATGGCGGCCGCCCTACAACATCTTGTTGCGTGACGATAAATCCTACCCTTACGTGTTTTTATCGGATGGCAACTTCCCGCGCCTGAGCATTCACCGTGGGGCGAAAAAGCAAAAGGGCAAGTACTTCGGGCCTTATCCCAGCGCCGGGGCGATTCGTGAAAGCCTGAGCCTGCTGCAAAAAACCTTTTTTGTGCGCCAGTGCGAAGACAGCTTCTACAAGAACCGCACGCGGCCGTGCCTGCAATACCAGATCAAGCGCTGCAAAGCGCCCTGTGTGGGCCTGGTTGAGCCGGCAGAGTACGCCGAGGATGTGCGCCACTCGGTGATGTTCCTCGAGGGGCGCAGCAACGCGCTCACCGATGAGCTGTCCGGGGCCATGGAGCAGGCGGCCAGCACCCTGGATTTCGAAAAGGCTGCCGAGCTACGCGACCAGATCTCCCTGCTGCGTCGCGTCCAGGACCAGCAAAGCATGGAAGGCGGCACCGGTGACGTCGACGTGATCGCCGCGTTCGTCAACCCGGGCGGCGCCTGTGTGCACCTGATCAGCGTGCGTGGCGGGCGGGTGCTGGGCAGCAAGAACTTCTTCCCGCAGACCGGTATCGACGAAGACGTTGCCGAGGTGATGGCCGCATTCCTTGGCCAGTACTACGTGAGCAGCCCAGAGCGCGACCTGCCCTCGGAGCTGATCGTCAATGTGGTACACGAAGACTTCCCCACCTTGATCGAAGCGATCCACGAGCTGCGGGGCCGCGAGCTGGACATCAGCCACCGCGTACGCGGCACCCGTGCCCGCTGGCAGCAACTGGCCGTGACCAACGCCGAACAGGCCCTGAGCGCGCGCCTGGCCAATCGACAGCACGTTGCCACACGCTTCGACGCTCTGGCCGAAGTCCTCAACCTGGACGAGCCGCCCCAGCGCCTGGAGTGCTACGACATCAGCCACTCCAGCGGTGAGGCCACGGTGGCCTCCTGCGTGGTGTTCGGGCCGGAAGGGCCGATCAAGTCCGACTACCGGCGCTACAACATCGAAGGCGTTACCGCCGGCGATGACTACGCCGCGATGCACCAGGCGCTCACGCGGCGTTTCAGCAAGTTGAAGGACGGGGAGGGCAAGCTGCCCGATATCCTGCTGGTAGACGGCGGCAAGGGCCAGCTGTCCATGGCGCGAGACGTGCTCAACGAGCTGGCCGTGCCCGACCTGATCCTGCTCGGCGTCGCCAAGGGCACCACGCGCAAGGCCGGTTTCGAGACGTTGTACTTGAATGATGCCGCCCATGAGTTCACGTTGAAGGGCGACTCGCCTGCGCTGCACCTGATTCAACAAATCCGTGACGAAGCCCACCGTTTCGCCATTACCGGCCACCGCGCGCGCCGTGGCAAAACCCGGCGAACCTCAACCCTGGAAGGGGTGGCAGGGGTTGGCCCGACGCGGCGTCGCGACTTGCTTAAACATTTTGGTGGCTTGCAGGAGCTCTCCCGTGCCAGCATTGACGAAATAGCCAAAGCACCCGGTATCAGTAAAAAGCTCGCTGAATTGATTTATGCCAATCTGCACAGCGAATAG
- the pgsA gene encoding CDP-diacylglycerol--glycerol-3-phosphate 3-phosphatidyltransferase — MNIPNLITVLRVLLIPIFILLFYLPYEWSYVASSSVFAFAAATDWLDGYLARRLEQSTPFGAFLDPVADKLMVAVALVLLVQEHGNLWLTLPAAVIIGREIVVSALREWMAEIGARAHVAVSNMGKWKTAAQMLALVILLANPSDFSFWVLTGYALLLVAAGLTLWSMLQYLRAAWPHLRTTVEKK, encoded by the coding sequence ATGAATATCCCTAATCTGATCACCGTACTACGCGTCCTGCTTATCCCGATTTTCATTTTGTTGTTCTATTTGCCGTATGAATGGAGCTACGTCGCGTCCAGTTCGGTATTTGCCTTCGCAGCCGCCACCGACTGGCTCGACGGCTACCTGGCCCGCCGCCTGGAACAGAGCACGCCGTTCGGCGCGTTCCTCGACCCCGTGGCCGACAAACTCATGGTCGCCGTCGCCCTGGTGCTGCTGGTGCAGGAACACGGCAACCTGTGGCTGACCCTGCCGGCTGCCGTCATCATCGGCCGCGAGATCGTCGTCTCGGCCCTGCGCGAATGGATGGCCGAAATCGGCGCCCGCGCCCACGTCGCCGTATCGAACATGGGCAAATGGAAAACCGCGGCGCAGATGCTCGCGCTGGTCATCCTGCTGGCCAACCCGTCGGACTTCTCGTTCTGGGTGCTTACCGGCTACGCCTTGCTGCTCGTTGCCGCTGGCCTGACCCTGTGGTCCATGCTGCAATATCTGCGTGCGGCCTGGCCCCATCTGCGAACCACCGTTGAAAAGAAATAA
- a CDS encoding tyrosine-type recombinase/integrase — MALSDTTVRQARITGNDYTIGDTDGLALNVTARGGKIWRFRYYWAGVQKRMSLGSYPQISLKEARARRDEARALVAQGINPYEHRKQQRRAVRFAAEHTFEAVFNQWVEFRRLSLKEGRQSTLSQILRIFNKDVLPTLGGRSVYDINRHDLLDLLSRIEQRKALTTAEKCRTWFNQLFRYALVKIEGLEYNPASDLDVVALPKPPVTHNPFLRMDELPGLMAALRNYGGADQTRLGLRLLLLAGVRTGELRLATPDQFDLEKRLWVIPAEMVKQLQLAMRKPGKQTQNVPPYIVPLSVQALEIVRHMLDQVVPAQRYLFAHRSDLSKRISENTLNGALRRMGYADQLTGHGMRATISTALNEIGYPKVWVDAQLSHADPDKVSAAYNHAEYVEQRRTMMQDWANRLDLWGQGHLKAASSPLTIRLEGAASLPSLENASANSVQFSGTFPTTIVSVPKASVSNEPALIASHQSPVVPLLVPSEKLHQSHVSDIQRERAEMLAIYEAASNLPLLVFAKLAGKSRDQINRDIKARRLLSLSLGNRGQRIPDWQLDPLRHKLVLAALALFPDVDAWRLYRTVCEPHERFKGRSPIDALTLENFDVAVRIVCSALGSS, encoded by the coding sequence ATGGCACTCTCGGATACGACCGTTCGGCAAGCCCGAATCACCGGCAATGACTATACGATAGGCGACACGGATGGGCTGGCGCTCAACGTGACCGCCCGCGGCGGAAAAATCTGGCGTTTCAGATACTACTGGGCGGGCGTGCAGAAGCGCATGTCTCTGGGTAGTTATCCGCAAATCAGCCTCAAAGAAGCCCGTGCGCGACGTGATGAGGCGCGCGCCTTGGTCGCCCAAGGCATCAATCCCTATGAGCACCGTAAACAGCAGCGTCGTGCTGTTCGTTTTGCGGCAGAGCACACCTTCGAGGCCGTGTTCAATCAGTGGGTGGAGTTCCGCAGGCTAAGCCTGAAGGAGGGCCGCCAGAGTACGCTCTCGCAAATCTTGCGAATCTTCAATAAAGACGTCCTGCCCACTCTGGGCGGGCGGTCCGTCTACGATATCAATCGTCACGATCTGCTGGATTTATTAAGCAGGATCGAACAGCGCAAGGCCTTAACGACCGCCGAAAAATGCCGGACCTGGTTCAACCAATTGTTCCGCTATGCGCTGGTGAAAATCGAGGGGCTGGAATACAACCCGGCTTCGGACCTTGATGTGGTCGCACTTCCCAAACCTCCCGTGACGCACAATCCGTTTCTCCGCATGGACGAGCTCCCGGGGTTGATGGCTGCGCTTCGAAACTACGGCGGTGCCGACCAAACTCGGCTTGGCCTTCGGTTGTTGTTGCTGGCCGGTGTCCGCACGGGCGAATTGCGCTTGGCAACACCCGACCAGTTCGATCTGGAGAAGCGCTTGTGGGTCATACCGGCGGAAATGGTGAAACAACTCCAGCTAGCGATGCGGAAGCCAGGTAAGCAGACCCAAAATGTACCGCCTTATATCGTGCCGCTGTCGGTTCAGGCGCTGGAGATCGTGCGCCACATGCTGGACCAAGTTGTCCCCGCACAGCGCTACCTATTTGCGCATCGAAGCGATCTAAGCAAACGCATCAGCGAGAATACGCTGAATGGCGCGTTACGTCGGATGGGGTATGCCGATCAACTTACTGGTCACGGGATGAGGGCAACGATCTCGACGGCGCTGAACGAGATTGGATATCCAAAGGTATGGGTGGACGCTCAGCTTTCTCATGCTGATCCGGATAAGGTTAGTGCGGCCTACAATCATGCTGAATATGTCGAGCAGCGTCGGACCATGATGCAGGATTGGGCGAACCGTCTGGACCTTTGGGGGCAGGGCCATTTAAAGGCAGCAAGCTCTCCGCTTACCATCCGATTGGAGGGCGCCGCTTCGTTGCCATCGCTCGAAAACGCGAGCGCAAATTCCGTTCAGTTCAGCGGCACCTTTCCAACGACAATTGTCTCGGTGCCCAAGGCTTCAGTTAGCAACGAACCAGCTCTTATCGCGTCGCACCAGTCGCCTGTCGTACCGCTTTTGGTGCCGAGTGAAAAACTGCATCAATCTCATGTGTCTGACATCCAGCGCGAACGCGCCGAGATGCTTGCCATCTATGAGGCCGCAAGTAATTTGCCATTATTGGTTTTTGCTAAATTGGCTGGCAAATCCCGAGATCAGATCAACCGTGACATTAAGGCTCGGCGTCTGCTGTCCCTTAGCCTGGGGAATCGTGGTCAGCGCATTCCGGATTGGCAGCTTGATCCATTGCGGCACAAGTTGGTGCTTGCTGCGTTAGCGCTGTTTCCGGATGTCGATGCATGGAGGCTTTATCGGACGGTCTGTGAGCCTCATGAGCGATTTAAGGGCCGTTCGCCGATCGATGCGCTCACTCTGGAGAATTTCGACGTGGCTGTACGAATCGTTTGTAGCGCCCTTGGCTCAAGCTGA
- a CDS encoding ABC-three component system protein, which translates to MPKKPAPNQLVVKRGAIPPSVYLMHISDKEWELFIEDACRHGGRYFQVKRLGNANDKGRDVEARFQGALVADGWDLFQAKHYKDRLTPSDAFPEIAKFIGHLLSKSYPVPRKYYFCAPLNAGPDLHDLLADPQKLRETFLAAWRSGSQGLGPEKAKLTPEMEAFVIAFDFSRFEEYLVHDLLAWHEQDSSAHYKLFGIEPERGDDPEVPNEAQAYEMVYVTELLNVYGELDGTPIALKDVLDSEIYNDHFAAAREAFYSAEGLKRFSRDIYLEDEFAKLLDMVRKGIKLKVYSPSLKTGMERHDAAIGAVSSVALTDSALHPRLRGGDLPGTCHHLVNDKHLKWVR; encoded by the coding sequence ATGCCCAAGAAACCGGCCCCAAATCAACTTGTCGTCAAGCGCGGAGCAATCCCCCCCTCTGTGTATCTGATGCATATATCGGATAAAGAATGGGAGCTTTTTATCGAGGATGCTTGCCGGCATGGCGGAAGGTATTTTCAGGTTAAGCGGCTGGGCAATGCCAATGATAAAGGGCGGGATGTGGAAGCGCGCTTCCAGGGTGCGCTTGTGGCTGATGGTTGGGACCTTTTTCAAGCGAAACACTATAAAGACCGATTGACGCCCAGTGATGCCTTCCCGGAAATAGCTAAATTTATTGGTCATTTACTGTCGAAAAGTTACCCGGTTCCTCGTAAGTATTATTTTTGTGCCCCTCTTAATGCAGGGCCTGATCTTCATGATTTGCTGGCTGACCCTCAAAAACTTCGCGAAACATTTCTTGCCGCATGGAGGTCGGGTTCCCAAGGCCTAGGGCCTGAGAAGGCGAAGTTGACTCCAGAGATGGAGGCGTTTGTGATCGCGTTCGATTTCAGCCGTTTCGAAGAGTACTTGGTTCATGACCTCCTCGCATGGCACGAGCAAGATTCCTCCGCCCACTACAAGCTATTCGGCATCGAGCCTGAGCGCGGTGACGATCCCGAAGTGCCGAATGAAGCTCAAGCATACGAGATGGTGTATGTGACTGAGCTCCTTAATGTGTATGGTGAGCTCGATGGTACGCCAATAGCATTGAAGGATGTTCTCGACTCAGAAATTTACAACGACCATTTTGCTGCTGCTCGCGAGGCTTTTTACTCTGCGGAAGGGCTAAAACGGTTTAGCCGCGATATTTACCTTGAGGACGAGTTCGCAAAACTTCTCGATATGGTTAGAAAAGGGATCAAGCTAAAGGTGTACAGCCCAAGTTTAAAAACGGGGATGGAGCGCCATGATGCAGCCATAGGTGCAGTTAGTAGCGTCGCTCTCA